The following are encoded together in the Ranitomeya imitator isolate aRanImi1 chromosome 4, aRanImi1.pri, whole genome shotgun sequence genome:
- the LOC138674188 gene encoding uncharacterized protein, which produces MEFSKSQRNNKVMIYLGFEYLAFRTINAVVTWRCRLCHSVLKTKDGNVVQEPTEKCHDSCPQKAEANVARSKMREDMRAVSATPRNVMGKVLSVLAHMPRQSSLARSLVYHRTDGNLPNPKTIHFCIPEKYSQLILHDSGKEDRNRILVLGDRDLMLELNKDTIYGDGTFDKVPNMFYQLYTLRAKVGNSYPPCLYILLQRKDMNTYKRMFEIMMLLIPNLAPQKVLVDFEKACMTAVRIAFPHADVKGCYFLLCQGLIRKIKNVGLKTEYESNISIKMTLKSLAALAFVPIEDVRCVFDKLAATFPDEECYNEVLTYFFSTYIEGAAGRDPQFPIRIWNHHEPWNSHQKPRTVVRDFTMLLIPCSTAVIPACGFSLMHCRRTWLATN; this is translated from the coding sequence ATGGAGTTTTCAAAAAGCCAGAGAAACAACAAAGTTATGATTTACTTGGGGTTTGAATATCTTGCATTTCGTACTATCAATGCAGTGGTGACTTGGAGATGCCGACTGTGCCACTCAGTTCTCAAAACAAAAGATGGCAACGTAGTTCAAGAACCAACAGAAAAATGTCATGACTCCTGCCCTCAAAAAGCAGAAGCAAACGTAGCCAGAAGCAAAATGAGAGAAGACATGAGAGCAGTAAGTGCTACTCCTCGCAACGTGATGGGAAAGGTCTTGTCTGTATTGGCCCATATGCCAAGACAATCATCTCTTGCGAGAAGCCTGGTCTATCATAGAACAGATGGTAATTTGCCTAACccaaaaactatacatttttgcatTCCTGAAAAGTATAGTCAACTGATACTTCATGATTCAGGAAAGGAAGATCGAAACAGAATTCTGGTTTTAGGAGATAGAGACCTTATGCTTGAACTGAACAAAGATACAATCTATGGAGATGGCACCTTTGATAAAGTGCCCAATATGTTTTACCAACTGTACACTTTGCGTGCCAAGGTGGGTAACTCATATCCGCCATGTTTGTACATTTTACTACAAAGAAAGGACATGAACACGTATAAGAGAATGTTTGAAATAATGATGCTATTGATTCCAAATCTGGCACCTCAAAAGGTTTTAGTGGATTTTGAGAAGGCTTGCATGACTGCAGTAAGGATTGCCTTCCCACATGCTGATGTTAAAGGGTGTTATTTTCTTCTTTGTCAGGGTctcattagaaaaataaaaaatgttggtttGAAAACAGAATATGAATCTAATATCAGTATAAAAATGACACTGAAGTCTCTTGCTGCATTAGCCTTTGTGCCAATTGAAGATGTGAGATGTGTTTTTGATAAGCTTGCTGCCACATTCCCAGATGAAGAATGCTATAATGAGGTGCTCACATACTTTTTTTCTACATATATTGAGGGTGCAGCTGGTAGAGATCCTCAGTTTCCTATAAGAATATGGAATCATCATGAGCCCTGGAACAGTCACCAAAAACCGCGAACTGTTGTGAGGGATTTCACAATGCTCTTAATTCCATGTTCCACTGCAGTCATCCCAGCTTGTGGTTTCTCTTTGATGCATTGCAGAAGGACCTGGCTTGCCACAAATTAA